Part of the Capsicum annuum cultivar UCD-10X-F1 chromosome 12, UCD10Xv1.1, whole genome shotgun sequence genome is shown below.
ttgccttggtgatggatgttttgatgcagcatatcTAAGGGGAGGTGTTTATTGTATGTTatttaatgatgattttgtaCTGATTGATGAAACTCGAGTAGGAGTTAATAATAAGTTGGAGCTTTGGAGACAAGACCtgtgagtctaaaggatttaggttgagcaggaccaagatggagtacttggaatgtaagtttagtgatttgtcgCATGAGGTGAACCTGGTAGTGAAGCTGTATTCCCAGTTCTTCCAGAAGAGGGAGTATTTCAAGTACCATGGGTTTATAATTCAAAGGAATTGGTAGATTGATGAGGATTTCACGCACCTTATTAGTGCAGGATCGTTAAAATAGAGTATCGCAtcgggagtcttgtgtgataagaaggtgcatCTTACGCTCAAAGATACTTTCTATGAAGTGGTAGTCCGactggctatgttgtatggagcggagtgttggccagttaagaacaaTCAAAACTTCTTATCAAATGGCTTAAGCATATACCACTTCCAGAAAAACTAGAATTCCAAAGGGGTCACAGGAGGAATGGAAAGACTGGTTGATTCAGTAAAGTAGGGCTAACTGTGGCTTCGTCCTTTTTTTAGGAGGGGAGGGATCAAGTTCCTTTCCAACTAACACTAATCGACCCCGATCTATTATCATTCATTTTAGATATTACCAAACCTCCATTGGTCAACAACTAACTAACCTACATTGATAGGGTTAAGCTATATTGAGGGAATCGTTTTGTCTTAATCAACCACAtctaaaaattgaaggtggcgaaGATGTGGATGTTGCGATGGATTTGTGGACTTACTAGGAGGGATAGGTTTAGAAATGATATTATCTAGGAGAAGATAACAGTGGCTTTGGTAGAGGACAGGATACGAAAAGTGAGGCTGCAAGGGTTCGAACATGTGATGATGAGGGGCACGGATGCTCCATACGGGGGTATgagaggttggctatggatggaTTTAGGTGGGTAGGGGTAGGACTAAGAAGTATTGGAGGAagatgattagacatgacatggagtagttacagcttacgaagtacatgacccttgataggaaggcgtaaaggacgcgaattagggtagagggttagtgtgTAGGAGTACGTCTGCGGTGTATTGGTGATACCTATTTTTTTGAATAGATATTTTATAGTGTTACCTTGTGCATgtcttatttatgttattatcttTTACTATGTAGCGTCCTGATATCCTTTGTTGTTGCATGCTTTGACgtattttgtttgttatattgttatctatCCTGAAACGGGGCGCTATCGAAATTAGTCTCTCTACttctctgaggtagtggtatggactgtgtacactttaccctctccagaccccacttgatggaaatacaccgggtatgttgttgtttttgtaggCATATATAATATAATCTAAGCCAACGGGTTGTGGAACTATCAACAACGATAATAAAGCCATAACACAGCTCAAAATGCACATTTATACAAATCTAAAGTCTGGAAGCCTTTAAGATTAATAAAACTTGGTAGAGCTAGAGCCCCGACTTACCTAAAAACTATCTACAACAATAGTTAATAAACCTCATAAAATTTGGCAACTCCGACGATAGAGAAGTCGACCAATCAAGAATTGGAACTGATCAATTTGCTAGGACTCCGCTCTAATACAAAGAAAGTGTATCTATCAATCTATTTGGACTTACAAGCATGAATAAAGTACTCCCAGACTTGGAGCTTCAGTACAAAATATTATATCGAGTATGCAAGATGAATAGTAACTGGGCAGGAATCATAAAGtactgaatataaatatatatcaggGGTCAAAATATAATCTAAGTATGCGTACCAACTCGTGAGTCTATAAGTAGCTgaacaaatattatataatactataaaaatacttggtTGGAGAGTCCACGGTTAGCTTGAACTTACTTACCTGTTCATGACTTCACCCTTAAAACTGTAACTAAATCAACAATCAACTTAAGTGAACAGAGCTAATGTGATATCATCAATTACCGAAAGTACTCGAGAAGAAGAATCTAGAATAATCATAATACAATGTAATGATACGCACAAATGATACAtcaataatcaaacaataacttGATTGAGCCCCTATAAACTCAgcaagtacaaaaaataataaataccacTTACTCGCCCCCCTCTCCCCCAAGCCTATCCGGTGTAAAATCAATCTACATACCCCTATTAACACCCACCTAGCTGTAACACCCTGTGTCTGCATCTTGGACGCCGCacaatgcttatgaccccgaaagaccacaagctaacccatgtttcGTACCTGCTGTGACCACTGAAtaataaacactaaaataatgcaaaaaataggctgaaatgccataaggttcataatctgaatactaataaaaaataacaactgtAATATCATCTAAAAACTTAAATACTGTTTGAACTAGTCTAgttaaaaagcctctaactgaaatgtctaaatgtggatttgataggacaagcccccaactaactccaactattgaaatactgaagctactgaaataaaaaatatcctcgatagatgaggactcactactaaatctgtgaCTGCTGACTGAATCTGTCTAAACACGGCAAAACCTGAGCATtcacacctatgatatgagacatgattgtgcaaagagaaagtatgcgtcagtacgtggaatgtactagtatgctagatgaggtaaagttgaatgcaagggttcatatacatgaacaataactgactgaatgatatagagtaactgaatatgagagtacatggataagtgaaatattataaatactgagtatgcaatactgcgAATATACGTGTTTACTATAtttgagcttttactgaagctgagtactgattgctgatactgattaactgatatctaaaattactgataactgcATTACTGATACtaaatgactgtttctgacagccCTGATTCTGTAGAGTTGAACTGAgctctatactgagactgaaattgaaactgtgggaggtaatcatctaaccgatatgtcaCTCtcaaatagattggggtccaacttgtaaccccaattgaaagggtgtcagtactgtaccacgagtaaagacaagctgaagattcaccctcatctggcaggtactctaatgaaaaTGGTGgtaccttcaactggcaggttaaaatacctcatcaaccctcaactggcaagttaatgtctcaacctacgctggctacgtagttctggaatgcaaagactgCTTTTacggatcacaccctctactggcaggtgagtccccatccttgggttcactcggtgctaaatcctactcctaactgaagacATTGATTATTATACTAAGCTGAACTGGAATGacactgagttttactgagttctataactgagtactactaatcgtgacattactgagactattttgtaacaactgtagctctaggtaaacaactagattttcgggtattgaatacctccaggactcgatagcatggaaagtaaagcacAGCATGACTATAAACGTATCACAAAGTCcatttgttcataattcattcatagagacattttatcaaacatttgtagggcataagcttgtacatatgttagcatgtcatgatttcaccgtTTAactcacatggacattctatcaaacacttggggagcacaacttaatgcatataatcatggacaaCATATAAACATTGTAACTGCAACACCcaaacttgctaattcaaggGTTATGACATGGGAAtcacacaattcaatatacatgttatttcaatttcatggaactTATAATTAATTCATGGAGGAAAACCCAtataacatcatgaacatgaatacattcaattccaagaatttgaaatcatgactctataacttgtaatttgaaaagaggttcttgaactccatggatgaaaggaattcatgaatgaacacctaacatacctgagaagattaattcttgaagattcttgatgaagttcttgaggattgttcttgatttcttgaagctagggtttgctATTAGGGAGAGAGTGCTCTTGATATTTggcaaaaaaattgaataataatgattTAATCAGCTTTTTAGGGATTAATTCGCGTCTTTAAGACTGATTAGGGGCTTTGGGAAATTACCAAATAGTccctaaaattaaataatagaaactgaaaatctcaattttcatcctgacgcgatgcggtacaatcgcgtCGACTCACTGAAaattggacaactgggaactaGACTCCTGGCGTGACGCGGTACAATTGCGGTACCCCACTAAATGAGAATTTGGCCCTTAGCGCGACTCGATGAAATCGCGGAGCTTCACTGAAAAAAGGATAATTATGAAAATGGGCCTTGACGCGACGCGCCATTATCGCGATggaacactgaaaattgacaattgtcatttggaatGACTCTGCGATGCGGTGCTTGTCATTTTGAcacactgttttacaaaaatggctataactcttcacccggatatcggatttgggcgaattttatatcgttggaaagctgactgaatttcctatgcaatggcaggctctaaactgaaaattttttgagtatttaaaaaaaatttatataggaatactcatgtactgagagttaaattaagctagggaatacggggtattacactagcCCTGTGACCATCTATATAACTACTTGGCTAGTAGGACCAATGTAATCGGCTACCCCATAGGCTCTCTATATCTTTTTAGCCTAGAAAGTAACAATATATTTGTATAGCCCGAAGGCAACTGTATAGTTATATAGTCCGAAGGAAACTATATATCTGTATAGCTCTGAAGGTAGCTATTTATTGTGTAGCCCCGAAGGCAGCTGTATATTTATATGGCTTGAAGACGATTGTATATCTATATAGACCGAAGAAAATTGTATATATGTAAAGTCCAGAAAGCACTTGTATATTTGTATAGCCCCGAAGATAGTTGGGTATCTGTATAGCCTGAATGCAACTGTATATATGTGCAGGCCTCGAGGCAAATGTATGTCTATATAGCCCTGAAGGCAACTGTATATCTGTGTAGCCCAAAGGCAATTGTATATATGTTTAGCCTGAATGCAATTGTATATATGTGTAGCTCGAAGGAAACTGTATATATGTATAGCCCTGAGGCAACTATATATTTGTATAGCCCTGAAGGCAACTGCATATCTGTATAGCCCTGAAGGCATCTATATATTTGTATATCCTCGAAGGCAACTGTATATCTATATAGTCTGAAAGTAAGCGGACAAGCTATGAGCGACCTATTCAAATAATTCTAAGTTGTATCTAATGCGACGTCGTTATCTAGATAATAAGAGCCTATCGAGGGATAGATATGCCTACTCAAGCATCCTATACAACAATTACGATAGATATGCCTACTCAAGCATCCTATACAACAATTACGATAGATATGCCTACTCAAGCATCCTACACAACAATTACGGCTACGAATAGGTCGATAATAATTTACTAACCACATCTTTCCTAGGCTCTTTGGAATTATGTTGAGAAGAAAGAATGACCTTAACTTACCTCTCTGTTGTCGTCGATGGTAGTAAGACATTTGCTTTTATACGTATTAAAAAATAGTGGAAATTCATTTTGGACAAAAATGACCTAATACATAGTTAAATTTAATATCTCCAGtcaaatactaataaattataaaaatcatataaaattaataCATACACCAAAAATTCATAAAGATTTAGGAGTTTAGAAGATGtttgatcaatttttaatttttcgacATAATATCAAgagttaaaaaaaattcattgtaCTATTAAATTCTCAAGATGGGAAGTCATACGTCATATTATAAGAAACTATTGATTTGCATTCATAtgatatataaagaaaaaaattgaaagtgaaGAAATAATGGTCAAAACACTATGAAAGCATGACAAAATATTTtcgaaaaaaaatagtaaatacaatACATAGTGCGGTAATCAAAGTACAGGAGACAATAGATAATAAGATAAATTGAAGGACAGGAAACTAAAAGAGATTTACAATGACTATCACTATGGAAGGATATGCAAGAAAATGTTCTCCTACCTATTAACCTTTTACCTTGATATGTTTCCTCCACAATCTCATATCTAATGCCATATTCTCGATAAATTGCAACCGTATCATgtcttgtctaatcacctctcctcGACACTTCTTCGACCTAGCTACCTCTACCTCTCGTGAACCACGCATAACCAATTTCTCACACCTTTGCACTGGGACATTCGTGCATCTTCTCTTCGCATGTCCAAACCATCACAATattgcttcccgcatcttgcttTCATTGAGGCCATGCCTACCTTATTTTGGATATGTTCATTCCTAATATAATCTCTTATAGTATGTCGAGACATCCATCAAAATATTCTCATTGTCACAACTCAAATCAACGAGAGAATTTTGACTAGCAAACACTCAGTCCCATACAACATAAATGGTCTAACTATCACTACGTAAAACTTGCCTTTGAATTTCGGTGACACCTTCTTTATCATAAAATGCTCCAGATGTTCGCCTCTTTTTCATTCACTCTGAACCAATATGATGAGTGACATCATTGGATAATAGACCAAAGCTATTTGAAACTCCCTTTCTTTTTTGGATGACATGTGCATCATGCCCCACTTTCACTCTGCTctcatattaaataaatcattgtGCTTGCATTACTgaacttctttttttgttgtgtACTTACGCCTTGAATTTTGTTTACCTGGAGTCAAGGAAATCTTAAtctttattcctttttattcAAATTGTAAATGACAATGTGACCACCTCCTAGTTTCAAATAGCCCATACCTAGTACAGAAATAGTAGGATAAAGAGTTTATATCCTAGATTCATTTATCTAAAAAGTCATACACAAAATGCATAATATTTTAGGACAGTCCCATGCACTGTAGCTCCCTTTATGTGCGAGGTACAAAGAAAGACCAGACCACGAGTCCATAGTATACTACCTTACCCTGCAAAGAGTTTGTTGCcacggcttgaacccgtgactcCGGGGCCACATGACAGAACCTTTACCAGCTTGACTTGAGAGGGAGAGATTAAAAAAAAGAGTACTAAAAGGTTCATCTTTATTGCTAATAACTATGTTTTTCCCTATGGCCTAAACACAatagcaaaaagaaaaaccaagacGCTTTAACTCCCTGCACAGACTTCATACCTTACCCACAAAGTTTCTTAACATAAAACAGGCAAATTTGGTGATCAGAAAACTAACATGACATTGCCATCCAACACAAGTGCATTCATATCTTAATCTCTTTACCAAAAATCCAGCTGAAAGGAACGGGACTTCGCTCCTTGGCCCTTGCCTGTGCTCTCTCCTCCAATTTCCTAATCCGCGGAGCCAGTCCACATACATAATCTTGTGCTCTGCGTCCTTCACTGGAAAGACCGGTCAATTTTTCCACTTCCCATCTCCCCACCAAGAATTCGAGAATATCTGCATAGTCCTTGGCTGTGTATACGCCAAGACGTTGAGCTACTGCAGAGAAGTGTTCGAAGAGGTTGTCATCCCCGCCATCATACATCAGATGAGCAGGCATTGAGATTTTTTTCCTCATCATGTCACCAATAGCCAATATGGCACCATCAGGGTCTACCTCGAGTAGCTTCTCAACGATCTTGGTATATGCAGTTTCATGGCGCTTCTCGTCTGCAGCAATTGAACCACATATTTGTGCTAGTTTCATATCCCCATGCTCCTTGGCGAGCCTAGCTGTATTTCCATGTGAAATGAAGGTAGCCCTTTCTTGAAAAGAAGTGTAGATGAAACCTAGATAGGGGTTGTTTTCCGTGCGAGGATCCTGGAAATATAAGAGTGATGTAAAGTGCATGAAGTATAAAACCAAATTGAGCATAGATGATTGTATATGTTCAATCTCAACATTTTCTATTTACATACTATGAATAGTTATAAACTTGTAGCTAATGTACCCACAATATGTGGCATTCCATGCTAACACGGCGATAGTATGATGTAGTTAGTTGCATTTCTACTCTATATAGAGTAGACAACGGATACAATGGGCTAACTAAGTCGGGAAAACTACAACCTAGCAGACCTCAAATATCAAAAGTGCCATCGTATTTAGCTCGCTAACAAGTAGTAAGTCAACAAACAGTGCAGTTTAGGCAATGAAGTTCGGGGAGGGGAGAGGAATAGAAGAGGTAAAAAGGCTAAGTATGTATCATAAACAAGAAAATGAAGAACTAACATACACTGAAATACAGAAAGAGTTAAATAAGAAATGCATAACTCAATCTAGCAGTATATGAAACTCAAAAGCTTTGGTTTACGAATTCTTTGATGTTTTTCCCTCTCCcatgaaaaagaaagaggatTGGAAGGTGTGCATGCCAATTATATGATTAGAAAGTTTTCGTAATTGGACATCTGCACTAACCACGTAAAAGTAAAAGTCAAACCAACTTTGGAGAAATATCAGAAAGCTTACGACAGCATGGGATATGAAACTAGCACAAATATGATTAGACTCAACATGAATGCATTGGGATTTAATCCTGTAAACTGATACAACATCGGTTTATTTGATAAACATAAAGTCCGGCAAAAAATCTTACCATCCCAGAACCAATTAGGTACTGGATTGTCTTTTCGATTTGCTTCATATCAACTCTTCCAGAAAGATAAagatatttgttgagaagatcaCCATGCCTATTTTCCTCAGCTGTCCATGCTCGAGTCCATATAGCCCAGGGAGTGAGGCTGGCACCAGTTTCATCACGAACACCGTCGAGAGTGTTTATCATGGTTTGATAAGTTGGAAGGGCCTCCTCCGTGATCATATCTCCAATTAATACGACAAAGTAGTCATCAGGAATTTCCTTACACCTTTCCCTTAGTTCCTTGACCTGCTCATCAAATCCCTCGGAAGCAGGATCAGGAAGAAAGTCAGAAGCCTGCCAACATTTCTCGACAGGCTTTAAGTTCACCAAGAGATTCTGTGTAGCCCAATCACGCAGAGAATCGAAAATTTCAATCTTTTCTGGTGGCATGGAATGAGTCACTTGAACATGCACCTCTCGTGGAGGAGTGAATGGTTTCTTCGCATTTCCAACTTCCCTGCAATTATGAATGGGAAGATTATATTTAGTTCATCCTAACACTGGAAGCCTGAGCCTAGATATCTGAATTATCTCCGAGCAGGCACTACGATTTAGTTTAGTCCCAGCTACATCCAATTTATCTTTCAGGAGGCTAAACTTGTCGCACATATGGTTCGTTTTACTTAGTATTTTCCTAAAACCTTTATTGCTCTCCAAACACATACGTGTAGAAAGAAAGATAAAGATCGCTAAAAGATTAATCATCACTCAAACAATAAGACTAAGCACAACCACCTTAAACTGTACTATTAGTTTACACAAGTATGtagaaactaaagaagatataaCTGCCAACCAATTCCATAAAAATTAAAGAAGCTGAGCTGTACCAAACAGCTATTTATAAGAAACTACCTACTTGCAAACAAGAAACCAAAGAATTGTTCACATGATTATAATTGGAAACATTGACTATAAACAAAAACTTGACAATTCAACACAAAGCACCACGGCAAGACCTAATTCTCAACCACAGTTGGTAAAAGAGAGTATCATTGAAGAGATATTTGAAGGTTGAAGCAAACATAGTAGAAGAAAAAAATCCACCTATCCAAATCTACGACAATCAAAAACTTATCGATTTCATGTTCATTCCAACATGAATAAATGTAAGGACAGCAAAACGAAATCCTTTATACCAGGAAATTCCTAGAAATCAATGATGCGGCGAATAATACAAGATAGCTGTCAAGTAACAAATAAAGCAACACATAAAGCAGAAGAGGACACCATTTCCCAatttagaaaaaggtgaaatttttatcttgatttttccTTTAACCCCAACCACCACCATTCACCAACCGAATTAATAGATACAACAAAACCAAAATTACAATCAAAAACACACATTTGGTACagcacaaaaatatttttcttaacaaaatcatcatcaacaacatagGATCTAGGGAGGATGGTGTACATGCAGTCGTACTCTACCTTGCGAACGTAGAGAGTCTATTTCCGATAGAACCTCAACTcgatatttttcttaaaaaggtCATTTTTCCAATATTTGGTAACCAAAATAGTCCATGATACAAACACTTCTCTTTCATATGCAAATGCACCCAATGTAGCTAAAAATCAAGCCATAAACACTAGTCCTGAAACCAACAAGAAAACATAAATGAAACAAAACGAAACTGACCCAATTCCCATATGATCAAAAAGAAGATGAAACAATTATAACAAAACCACATTTCAAGCTAAccttttttggccaaaaatctaGCTATCAAAACCTTGAAACCAAGAAAACATAAATGAAGCCAAAAATAAACAGACCAACTTCCAAAAATTCGAAAACAATGGACAACAAAGCTCATTAACAGATACCcattttttccaaattcaaatGAAATACACCCGTTGTAGCTAAGagaaatcaagtcataaataaaccaaaatggAAACCAACCACTTCCTAAAggatcaaaaaaatgaaaaaacaaaccACACCCATTTGCTTAACTAGAAAGTTACGGGTTAAGCCATGAAATGCAGAGGGGCAGaccctatatatatatagcaaaagTTTTAGCGCAccaaacaactttttttttatttacaaaaatgaaCGCATTTCAAGATACTCATATGCTTGAAAGAAAACATACCGCAtacaaatgaaactgaaacaAAATCCCAAGACGATGAAACAATTCAAGAAAACCACATTTCTAGACACCCATTTGCttaaaactttcaaaaaaaaaaaaattaaaaaaagtactaACAtataaggtgaaagaaaaacaaaccaTATTTCAAGACAACCATTTGCTTAAAacttccaaaaaaaatatttaaaaaagtacTAACAGAGAAGGTGAATGAAAAACAAACCACATTTCAAGACACCCATTTGCttaaaactttcaaaaaaattattaaaaaatatactaacaGAGAAGGTGAATGAAAAACAAACCACATTTCTAGACACCCATTTGCttaaaactttcaaaaaaaatatttaaaaacagtACTAACACATAAGGTGAATGAAAAACAAACCACATTTCAAGATACCCATTTGcataaaatgtcaaaaaaaaaaaaaagtatacttACATAGAAGGTGGATGAAGAGTAGAAGCCATGAAAACTCTAGGAGATCTAATTGAAGAAGTAGAAGGAGGAAATGATGGCAGCATTTTGTGAGATTGAAATGCCAGAGCATTGAGTTTCATTGccattgttgttgatgatggatgATGCACTGTTTGCAAATTTTCACCTCGAGTATATCGGTTGCGGTATTCGGTGTGATACACTGTGTATACACTTGGATTATACAAAGTGACTGGTAGAGAGAGATCAACGGAGctaagtacatatatatatattactcatatatatatatatatataagcctATAATGTCGACAAAACCCCAACTGAagttaaattaattgaccttctAGTTGGGAAATATTACCTCAAATGCCATTTTGGTCCTTTaggcttctttttcttttcttaatttacGGTGGAAAATAcgtctaaaatatttttattttttgagctaTATATCTAAACTATTAAGTCCTCGTGAGTTTTCTAATGATTTATCACTATCTATTTATCAAATACGTCTGAACTATTAATGATTTGAGTTTCATACCTGAACTTTTCAGGTATGAAAAGTGAAAAATCAATAATTTGGACGTGTTTTGTTAAATAGTTAGTGATAGTTCAGTTAAAAAACTCACGTACACTTAATAGTTTAGATATGAAACTCAAATCAATAGCTACAACAGAAGTCTGACTAATCTAAATGTATGTTGCATAAGGAGTTCTTCGATTCACTTCTACGTGTCAAGTTTCATTTTACGATAGTCAATTTGACGGgccttcaaaattaaataaaattagacTAAATATTTAATTCAACATTTTAAATTGTAAATTAAGTTGTttgaaaattatgcaaaaaaaaaaaaatgtaaatcacaatcttttttatattaataaggtgaaaaaaaatacattttaaaatattaatcaaaattgATAGTCCGACTAATCTAAATGTATGTCCCATAAGAAGTTCTTCCATTCATTTCTATGTGTCAAGTTTCATTTTACTATAGTCAACGGgtcttcaaaattaaataaaattagattaaatatttaattcaatattttaaattgtaaatTTAGATGTTTGAAAATTATacgaaaaaaaaatgtaaatcacaatcttttttaaattaatatgctgaaaaaaatgcattttaaaatattaatcaaaattgATGTAATTTAACTCTTAAGAAGCAAAACATgatatatgcaaataaacgaaAAGAGTAATTAAGAAGGAAGCATTGCCTTTAATCCGTTTGactttgcttttttatttttatatccgCATTAAAGTTCGATTGATCTAAATTTATGATGCATAAAATATAGTTTTAAGTAATTTAAATTTGTGTTGCACAAAATAATTAAGACACAACATTtccaatcaaataaaatttactttaaaacTTTTATTACAATCCTTGGTGGTCAATGTATACATGTAAGAGAGTGCatacttttttgttttttgttattctttttctaagttttgaatttaatatttttgttttactttaaaACAAAACCAGGATTCTTAACTAAGCAGTTTAATAATCAGTGGGTGTATGATCCGTGGGTAATATAAAGTTATAATTTAGGTGCCATTT
Proteins encoded:
- the LOC107850471 gene encoding stearoyl-[acyl-carrier-protein] 9-desaturase, chloroplastic, whose translation is MAMKLNALAFQSHKMLPSFPPSTSSIRSPRVFMASTLHPPSMEVGNAKKPFTPPREVHVQVTHSMPPEKIEIFDSLRDWATQNLLVNLKPVEKCWQASDFLPDPASEGFDEQVKELRERCKEIPDDYFVVLIGDMITEEALPTYQTMINTLDGVRDETGASLTPWAIWTRAWTAEENRHGDLLNKYLYLSGRVDMKQIEKTIQYLIGSGMDPRTENNPYLGFIYTSFQERATFISHGNTARLAKEHGDMKLAQICGSIAADEKRHETAYTKIVEKLLEVDPDGAILAIGDMMRKKISMPAHLMYDGGDDNLFEHFSAVAQRLGVYTAKDYADILEFLVGRWEVEKLTGLSSEGRRAQDYVCGLAPRIRKLEERAQARAKERSPVPFSWIFGKEIKI